The following coding sequences lie in one Glycine soja cultivar W05 chromosome 16, ASM419377v2, whole genome shotgun sequence genomic window:
- the LOC114391148 gene encoding uncharacterized protein LOC114391148, with protein MDYDRWSGPSGVPKAYFDDCFETILKPRFYFKINEASAKRYCKLSMGRKWAANRQSLWNEFNDPTKTRDEIIKNVPIGIDKDQWARFVHYRHKPSTLELCRRNKEIRSKQVIPHTGGSKANPRRRNELLLETGKLPSRGQLYIETHKRKDRSFVNEATKTVAEQIEVGLTQSIVDEYEVSPLDAVGTQDFKLLV; from the exons ATGGATTATGATAGATGGTCTGGACCTTCAGGCGTACCTAAAGCTTATTTTGATGATTGCTTTGAAACAATTTTAAAG CCtcgattttattttaagattaatgAAGCTAGTGCAAAACGGTATTGCAAATTGAGTATGGGAAGAAAATGGGCTGCAAATAGGCAAAGCTTATGGAATGAATTCAACGATCCAACCAAAACAAGAgatgaaatcataaaaaatgtgcCGATAGGCATAGATAAAGATCAATGGGCTCGTTTTGTTCATTATCGTCATAAACCATCAACATTG GAACTTTGTAggagaaataaagaaattcgAAGCAAGCAAGTTATTCCACACACTGGTGGATCCAAAGCTAATCctagaagaagaaatgagttg TTGTTAGAAACTGGGAAGCTACCAAGTCGTGGACAATTATATATTGAAACTCATAAAAGGAAAGATCGGTCATTTGTAAATGAAGCAACAAAGACTGTAGCG GAACAAATTGAAGTAGGATTGACTCAAAGCATAGTTGATGAATATGAAGTTTCTCCTCTTGATGCTGTTG GAACACAAGACTTCAAGCTTCTAGTCTGA
- the LOC114391146 gene encoding F-box only protein 13-like yields MQRSPSKQFSSIINNKNDQEIVYFLSSTGNVVACNLTCKCFSEYPRVLPVYNEYSIDVVECNGEMLVVLLSEFLETATLRVWKYDEANRGWHQIATMPATNSHEWYGKKADINCVGAGNQIFICLNSTELCTYVMCDLETNKWVEFPNCCINGQVIDFMSAFSFEPRIKASV; encoded by the coding sequence ATGCAGAGAAGCCCCTCCAAGCAATTTTCatctattattaataataaaaatgatcaaGAGATTGTGTATTTTCTTAGCTCCACAGGGAATGTAGTAGCTTGCAATTTGACATGCAAGTGCTTCTCTGAGTATCCCAGGGTGTTGCCTGTTTACAATGAGTATTCCATTGATGTTGTGGAGTGCAATGGGGAGATGCTAGTTGTTTTGCTATCAGAATTCTTGGAAACCGCAACCCTTAGGGTGTGGAAATATGATGAGGCTAATAGAGGGTGGCATCAGATTGCAACAATGCCTGCAACAAATTCTCATGAGTGGTATGGGAAGAAAGCAGATATTAACTGTGTTGGTGCTGGTAACCAAATCTTCATATGCTTGAACTCCACTGAGCTATGCACTTATGTTATGTGTGATTTGGAGACCAACAAATGGGTTGAATTTCCAAATTGTTGCATAAATGGACAAGTCATAGACTTTATGTCTGCCTTTTCATTTGAGCCTCGGATAAAGGCTTCAGTGTGA
- the LOC114391147 gene encoding uncharacterized protein LOC114391147 — protein MDKSWISKARNSIDCSIGLSKFLDFAIKNGAVGETIRCPCPKCGFMKWQTRDIVEDHLLYKPFPQNYVIWDLHGEKQALESSQVEDVFQDSGVQPQNPMEMMINDAFEQYRQHDPNVGASQPLNEDGIVNDEPREDHNGFYELLNDGSQTLYEGSKYTKLEFIIKLYHIKVLCGLSDKAMTMILDLLNDAFEKAKFPPSIYKAKKIINKLGLNYKKIDACPKHCMLYLGDDEKSLDACKHCGTSRWKPNKKKKIAAKVLRYFPLKPRLQRLFTCRKTAKDMR, from the coding sequence ATGGATAAGTCATGGATTTCAAAGGCCCGAAACTCAATTGATTGCTCCATTGGTTTGAGTAAATTCTTAGATTTTGCTATTAAGAATGGAGCTGTAGGAGAAACGATTCGATGTCCATGTCCAAAATGTGGGTTTATGAAATGGCAAACTAGAGACATAGTTGAAGATCACTTGCTATATAAACCATTTCCTCAAAACTATGTTATATGGGATCTTCATGGTGAAAAGCAAGCATTAGAATCTTCTCAAGTGGAAGATGTTTTCCAAGATAGTGGTGTTCAACCTCAAAACCCAATGGAAATGATGATCAATGACGCATTTGAACAATATAGGCAACATGACCCTAATGTAGGTGCATCACAACCATTAAATGAAGATGGAATAGTAAATGATGAACCAAGAGAAGATCATAATGGCTTTTATGAGCTTCTAAACGATGGGAGCCAAACATTGTATGAAGGAAGCAAGTACACAAAACTagaatttataatcaaattatatcatataaaaGTTTTGTGTGGATTAAGCGACAAGGCAATGACTATGATATTGGATTTGTTAAATGACGCATTTGAAAAAGCAAAGTTTCCTCCTTCTATTTATAAggcaaagaaaattattaacaagcttggtcttaattataaaaagatagATGCTTGTCCAAAACACTGCATGTTGTATTTGGGAGATGATGAAAAAAGTTTGGATGCTTGTAAGCATTGTGGTACATCTAGATGGAAAcccaacaagaagaagaaaatagctGCAAAGGTTTTACGTTACTTTCCATTGAAACCAAGATTGCAAAGATTGTTCACATGTCGTAAGACTGCAAAAGATATGAGATGA